One Thermus sp. CCB_US3_UF1 DNA window includes the following coding sequences:
- a CDS encoding nitrous oxide reductase accessory protein NosL codes for MERRRFLWVLAGSLLPWARGAPRALRVGVEACPYCFMTLLDARHAAQAVNPQGKAFFYDDPACLLDQLNGWGGPSLRAREVYLADYGESTRSEPRWVPAEGAILYHHPRIRTPMGSGLLAFARREALEGHLRERPERAGGRVLSWAQALKEGGKRPWVPAAFFPPPPKAP; via the coding sequence ATGGAGCGGCGCCGCTTCCTTTGGGTCTTGGCCGGAAGCCTCCTGCCCTGGGCCAGGGGCGCGCCCCGGGCCCTCCGGGTGGGGGTGGAGGCCTGCCCCTACTGCTTTATGACCCTCCTGGACGCCCGCCACGCCGCCCAGGCGGTAAACCCCCAGGGAAAGGCCTTCTTCTACGATGACCCCGCCTGCCTCCTGGACCAGCTGAACGGCTGGGGTGGGCCGAGCCTTAGGGCCCGGGAGGTCTACCTGGCGGACTACGGGGAAAGCACCCGCAGCGAACCCCGCTGGGTGCCGGCGGAAGGGGCCATCCTCTACCACCATCCCCGCATCCGCACCCCCATGGGCTCGGGGCTTCTGGCCTTTGCCCGCCGCGAGGCCCTGGAAGGCCACCTGAGGGAACGCCCCGAGCGGGCGGGGGGCCGGGTCCTCTCCTGGGCCCAGGCCCTGAAGGAAGGGGGGAAGCGCCCTTGGGTGCCCGCCGCCTTCTTCCCCCCGCCCCCCAAGGCCCCATGA
- a CDS encoding MazG family protein: MGGMERLLEVMRRLRGPGGCPWDRAQTHASLVPYLLEEASEAADALLEGNPQAMAEELGDVLLQVAFHSVIAEEEGRFTYGDVERGIVEKLIRRHPHVFGEASAHTPEEVKARWEALKAEEGKEERPCGLPQHLPTLLRAYELQRRGVEPGSEEGLRAALERGDLEEALWNLVGLFAKRGLDPESALRRRSLRACREA, translated from the coding sequence ATGGGAGGCATGGAGCGGCTTCTTGAGGTGATGCGCCGCCTGCGGGGGCCGGGCGGCTGCCCCTGGGACCGGGCCCAGACCCACGCCAGCCTGGTGCCCTACCTCCTGGAGGAGGCCAGCGAGGCGGCGGACGCCCTCCTGGAGGGAAACCCCCAGGCCATGGCCGAGGAGCTGGGGGATGTCCTCCTCCAGGTGGCCTTCCACAGCGTGATCGCCGAGGAGGAAGGCCGCTTCACCTATGGCGACGTGGAGCGGGGCATCGTGGAAAAGCTCATCCGCCGCCACCCCCACGTCTTCGGGGAGGCCAGCGCCCACACCCCGGAGGAGGTCAAGGCCCGCTGGGAGGCCCTGAAGGCGGAAGAGGGCAAGGAGGAACGGCCCTGCGGCCTGCCCCAGCACCTGCCCACCCTGCTGAGGGCCTACGAGCTGCAACGCAGGGGGGTGGAGCCTGGCAGCGAGGAAGGGCTGCGGGCCGCCCTGGAGCGGGGGGACCTGGAGGAGGCGCTGTGGAACCTGGTGGGGCTTTTCGCCAAGCGGGGCCTGGACCCCGAGAGCGCCTTAAGGAGGCGCTCCCTCAGGGCCTGCCGGGAGGCCTAA
- a CDS encoding ABC transporter ATP-binding protein: MVAVQDLRKDGRLRGVSLEARGGVVGLLGPNGAGKSTLLALLAGRLKPSAGKARLLGLDPRDPRALALRAYLPQSPRLFPHLKGKEVLEGARRAKGLGLEALEEAVARMGLEGVWGKPVGTLSGGERQRLALAASLMGNPPIWLLDEPTAALDPKGRERFWAWVGEKGEGVALLALHHVEEAQRAQRLVLLKGGKVLEEGPPERLLGPRGERLPWLMEVLYEEPA; this comes from the coding sequence GTGGTGGCGGTTCAGGACCTGAGAAAGGACGGGCGGCTTCGGGGGGTAAGCCTCGAGGCCCGCGGGGGGGTGGTGGGCCTGTTGGGCCCCAACGGGGCGGGGAAGAGCACCCTCCTGGCCCTCCTGGCGGGAAGGCTGAAGCCCAGCGCCGGGAAGGCGCGGCTCCTTGGCCTGGACCCCCGGGACCCCAGGGCCCTGGCCCTTCGCGCCTACCTGCCCCAAAGCCCCAGGCTTTTCCCCCACCTCAAGGGCAAGGAGGTGCTGGAGGGGGCCCGGCGGGCCAAGGGGCTTGGGCTCGAGGCCCTGGAGGAAGCCGTAGCCCGCATGGGGTTGGAAGGGGTGTGGGGGAAACCCGTGGGGACCCTCTCCGGGGGAGAGCGCCAGCGCCTGGCCCTGGCGGCAAGCCTGATGGGCAACCCCCCCATCTGGCTCCTGGATGAGCCCACCGCCGCTTTGGACCCCAAGGGGCGGGAGCGGTTTTGGGCCTGGGTGGGGGAAAAGGGGGAAGGGGTGGCCCTCCTGGCCCTCCATCACGTGGAGGAGGCCCAAAGGGCCCAGCGCCTGGTCCTCCTCAAGGGGGGAAAGGTCCTGGAGGAAGGCCCCCCAGAACGGCTTTTGGGTCCAAGGGGAGAACGCCTCCCCTGGCTCATGGAGGTGCTCTATGAGGAACCGGCGTGA
- a CDS encoding CoA pyrophosphatase, which yields MAVPLLGEVLLLTRRSPHLPTHAGQVSFPGGVVEPGESPVEAALREAEEEVGLGGLEPLGFLSPTLSPQGFLVQPVVVHREDLPPLRPNPLEVAEVLLAPLEELLRVEPWSEVRGGRTVWHFPWRGVDIWGVTGNILKEFLEVWQRAS from the coding sequence GTGGCCGTGCCCCTTCTGGGGGAGGTCCTCCTCCTCACCCGGCGCAGCCCCCACCTCCCCACCCACGCCGGCCAGGTGAGCTTCCCCGGGGGGGTGGTGGAGCCCGGGGAAAGCCCGGTGGAGGCCGCCCTGCGGGAGGCGGAGGAGGAGGTGGGGCTTGGGGGCCTCGAGCCCCTGGGCTTCCTCTCCCCTACCCTCTCCCCCCAAGGCTTCCTGGTCCAGCCGGTGGTGGTCCACCGGGAGGACCTTCCCCCCTTGCGCCCCAACCCCCTGGAGGTGGCCGAGGTCCTCCTAGCCCCCCTGGAGGAACTCCTCCGGGTGGAGCCCTGGAGCGAGGTGCGCGGGGGGCGGACCGTCTGGCACTTCCCCTGGCGGGGGGTGGACATCTGGGGGGTGACGGGGAACATCCTCAAGGAGTTCCTGGAAGTCTGGCAGAGGGCCTCCTAA
- a CDS encoding nitrous oxide reductase accessory protein NosL encodes MRNRREVLKALGGLVLGSPALAQMAPGEGTPGGVRVPAKPIPWEGGSCAFCEMPIKTPEGAWRGRTFPKGFFEQTYSQIAFEKPRPAPHNPKETVEALHFESIACMVNYAWVHGLRDGEGATFYVTDRGAYDPARPQETVRLVPARSATFYWGERMMVVMNAKLLAFASAKAAQDFAEAHKAQHGRQRFYSFQTLLDLAPLPEMNLVALLARHAGLLQNR; translated from the coding sequence ATGAGGAACCGGCGTGAGGTGCTCAAGGCTTTAGGAGGACTGGTCCTTGGGAGCCCGGCCCTGGCCCAGATGGCCCCGGGAGAGGGCACTCCAGGCGGGGTGCGGGTGCCCGCCAAGCCCATCCCCTGGGAGGGGGGGTCGTGCGCCTTCTGCGAGATGCCCATCAAGACCCCGGAAGGGGCATGGCGGGGGCGCACCTTCCCCAAAGGGTTCTTTGAACAGACCTACAGCCAGATCGCCTTTGAGAAGCCCCGCCCCGCCCCCCACAACCCCAAGGAAACCGTGGAGGCCCTGCACTTTGAAAGCATCGCCTGCATGGTGAACTACGCCTGGGTGCACGGCCTTAGGGACGGGGAAGGGGCCACCTTTTACGTCACCGACCGCGGGGCCTACGACCCCGCCCGTCCCCAGGAAACGGTGCGCCTGGTGCCGGCCCGCAGCGCCACCTTCTACTGGGGGGAGCGGATGATGGTGGTGATGAACGCCAAGCTCCTGGCCTTTGCCAGCGCCAAGGCGGCCCAGGACTTCGCCGAGGCCCACAAGGCCCAGCATGGGCGGCAGCGCTTTTATAGCTTCCAAACCCTCCTGGACCTGGCCCCCTTGCCGGAGATGAACCTGGTGGCCCTCCTGGCCCGGCACGCGGGGCTGCTGCAGAACCGGTAG